A window of the Sporosarcina sp. FSL K6-2383 genome harbors these coding sequences:
- the cmk gene encoding (d)CMP kinase — protein sequence MSSVIKIAIDGPAAAGKSTIAKMTAEKLGYTYIDTGSMYRALAHKALRRSIDTTNGEELENLLQETEIVLVPSGTGQAVIVDGVDVTEELRSQQVTAHVSAVAVHSGVRRLMVDKQRQLAEGTGVVMDGRDIGTAVLPHAELKIFMTASVEERALRRHIENNERGIETSLEELQAEISERDRADSEREVSPLKQAEDAVLIDTTSMSIEEVASQISKLAEKRKSI from the coding sequence ATGAGTAGTGTTATAAAAATCGCGATTGATGGTCCGGCAGCAGCTGGAAAAAGTACAATTGCGAAAATGACAGCTGAAAAACTAGGGTACACTTATATCGACACAGGTTCGATGTACCGTGCGCTTGCGCATAAAGCATTGCGTCGAAGCATAGATACTACTAACGGCGAGGAGCTTGAAAATCTGTTGCAGGAAACAGAAATTGTTTTAGTTCCGTCTGGAACAGGGCAAGCTGTCATTGTAGATGGTGTAGATGTAACAGAGGAGTTGCGTTCACAGCAAGTAACAGCGCATGTATCGGCTGTTGCAGTTCATTCGGGAGTCCGACGGCTAATGGTTGACAAACAACGTCAACTTGCTGAAGGAACGGGTGTAGTGATGGACGGCCGAGATATAGGGACAGCTGTTTTACCTCATGCAGAATTGAAGATTTTCATGACTGCATCTGTTGAAGAAAGAGCGTTACGCCGTCATATTGAAAATAATGAGCGTGGCATTGAAACGTCTCTTGAGGAATTACAGGCAGAGATTAGTGAGCGTGACCGTGCGGATAGTGAAAGGGAAGTATCTCCGTTGAAACAAGCGGAAGATGCTGTGCTCATTGATACGACTTCGATGTCAATCGAAGAAGTGGCAAGCCAAATTAGTAAGCTTGCAGAAAAGAGGAAGAGCATATGA
- a CDS encoding lysophospholipid acyltransferase family protein has protein sequence MNLYPFGKWLCSVVFYPLYRIQVIGQENFPKEGGVLLCTNHIANVDPPIVGISCPRPVHFMAKEELFNVPILKSVLPSVKAFPVKRGMSDREAFRKALKILKSGEVVGLFPEGTRSKTGELGKGLAGAGFFALKGEGVVMPCAIIGPYKRFSRLKVVYGKPIDVTPYRERRASSEEVTEVIMNEIRKLIEQHQK, from the coding sequence ATGAACTTGTATCCATTCGGGAAATGGTTGTGTAGTGTAGTCTTTTATCCGCTATATCGCATTCAGGTAATCGGTCAGGAGAACTTTCCGAAAGAGGGAGGCGTTCTGCTTTGTACAAACCATATTGCAAACGTCGATCCACCGATTGTTGGTATTAGTTGTCCAAGACCCGTTCACTTCATGGCAAAAGAAGAGCTTTTTAATGTACCTATTTTGAAGAGTGTTTTGCCAAGTGTTAAAGCGTTTCCGGTGAAACGTGGTATGAGCGATAGGGAAGCCTTTCGTAAAGCGTTGAAAATTCTCAAGTCTGGAGAGGTTGTTGGTTTATTTCCGGAAGGGACGAGAAGTAAGACTGGTGAATTAGGTAAAGGTCTTGCGGGTGCTGGTTTTTTTGCACTCAAAGGAGAGGGCGTCGTTATGCCTTGTGCGATTATTGGTCCTTACAAGCGTTTTAGCAGATTAAAGGTTGTTTACGGAAAACCGATTGATGTAACCCCTTATCGTGAAAGGCGGGCTTCATCCGAAGAAGTGACAGAAGTCATC